The Meles meles chromosome 12, mMelMel3.1 paternal haplotype, whole genome shotgun sequence genome includes a window with the following:
- the ULK1 gene encoding serine/threonine-protein kinase ULK1 isoform X3, translating into MKTSWLCTTSRRWPILFTWSWSTVMAGTWPTTCTVSGRPSARGCAPRLTLTQPAGQPDGAMRTLSEDTIRLFLQQIAGAMRLLHSKGIIHRDLKPQNILLSNPGGRRANPNNIRVKIADFGFARYLQSNMMAATLCGSPMYMAPEVIMSQHYDGKADLWSIGTIVYQCLTGKAPFQASSPQDLRLFYERNKTLVPTIPRETSAPLRQLLLALLQRNHKDRMDFDEFFHHPFLDASATVKKSPPVPVPSYPSSGSGSSSSSSSASHLASPPSLGEMQQQLQKTLTSPADGAGFLQGSRGSGGSSKDSSCDTDDFVMVPAQFPGDLVAEAAGVKPPPDSLMCSGSSLVASAGLESRGRTPSPSPPCSSSPSPSGRAGPFSSRCGVSVPIPVPTQVHNYQRIEQNLQSPTQYQTTRSSAIRRSGSTSPLGFARPSPSPPSYAEHGATLARKLSLGGGRPYTPSPQVGILPERPGWSGAPSPQGAEMRGGRSPRPGSSAPEHSAHATGLGCRLHSAPNLSDLHVVRPKLPKPPTDPLGVAFGHPQSSPPQPAHGLQSCRPLRGSPKLPDFLQRNPLPPILGSPTKAMPAFDFPKTPSSQNLLALLARQGVVMTPPRNRTLPDLSEAGPFQGPQLGPSLRPAEDKSPFGRSLSTGRLTDLLLKAAFGTQAPDSGSTDSLQEKPMEIAPSAGLGGNLHPGARAGGANSPSPVVFTVGSPPSGTTPPQGPRARVFSVGSSSSFGSAGSSSARHLPLGACGEAAPDAPAPGHCCGFADPVTANLEGAVTFEAPDLPEETLMEQEHTEILHSLRFTLVFVQHVLEIAALRGSASDTAGGPESQLQESVVADQISLLSREWGFAEQLVLYLKVAELLSSGLQTAIDQIRAGKLCLSSTVKQVVRKLNELYKASVVSCQGLSLRLRRFFLDKQRLLDRIQSVTAEKLIFSHAVQTVQSAALDEMFHRREDCVQRYHKALLLMEGLQHILSDQADVENIAKCKLCIERRLSALLSGLCA; encoded by the exons GAGATGGCCAATTCTGTTTACCTGGTCATGGAG TACTGTAATGGCGGGGACCTGGCCGACTACCTGCACAGTGAGTGGACGCCCCTCGGCCAGGGGCTGCGCACCCAGGCTCACCCTGACCCAGCCTGCAGGGCAGCCTGATGGAG ccATGCGGACGCTGAGTGAGGACACCATCCGGCTCTTCCTGCAGCAGATCGCGGGCGCCATGCGTCTGCTCCACAGCAAAGGCATCATCCACCGGGACCTGAAGCCCCAGAACATCCTGCTGTCCAACCCTGGTGGGCGCCGTGCCAACCCCAACAACATCCGTGTCAAGATCG CCGACTTCGGGTTCGCTCGGTACCTGCAGAGCAACATGATGGCGGCCACACTGTGCGGCTCCCCCATGTACATG GCCCCCGAGGTTATCATGTCCCAGCATTATGACGGGAAGGCAGACCTGTGGAGCATCGGCACCATCGTGTACCAGTGCCTGACGGGGAAGGCGCCCTTCCAG GCCAGCAGCCCCCAGGACCTTCGCCTCTTCTACGAGAGAAACAAGACGCTGGTCCCCAC CATCCCCAGGGAGACATCAGCCCCGCTGAGACAGCTGCTGCTTGCCCTGCTGCAGCGGAACCACAAGGACCGCATGGACTTCG ACGAGTTCTTCCATCATCCTTTCCTCGACGCCAGCGCCACTGTGAAGAAGT CCCCTCCTGTGCCTGTGCCCTCGTACCCAAGCTCGGGCTCCGGCAGCAGCTCCAGCAGCAGCTCCGCCTCGCACCTGGCCTCCCCGCCG TCCCTGGGAGAGATGCAGCAGCAGCTCCAGAAGACGCTGACGTCCCCGGCCGACGGTGCCGGCTTCCTGCAGGGCTCCCGTGGCTCCGGCGGCAGCAGCAAGGACTCATCCTGCGACACGGATGACTTCGTCATGGTCCCAGCCCAGTTTCCAG GTGACCTGGTGGCTGAGGCAGCCGGTGTCAAGCCTCCTCCGGACAGCCTCATGTGTAGTGG GAGCTCACTGGTGGCTTCTGCTGGCCTGGAGAGCCGTGGCCGGACCCCATCTCCTTCCCCGCCCTGCAGTagctctcccagcccctcagg CCGGGCCGGCCCCTTCAGCAGCAGGTGCGGCGTGTCCGTCCCCATCCCAGTCCCCACGCAGGTGCACAACTACCAGCGCATTGAGCAGAACCTGCAGTCGCCTACCCAGTACCAGACCACACG GTCCTCCGCCATCCGCAGGTCGGGCAGCACCAGCCCCCTGGGCTTTGCCCGCCCCAGTCCGTCCCCCCCGTCCTACGCTGAGCACGGCGCCACCCTGGCCAGGAAGCTGTCCCTGGGAGGGGGCCGGCCCTACACACCATCTCCACAAG TTGGAATCCTCCCCGAGCGGCCGGGCTGGAGCGGGGCACCCTCCCCGCAAGGAGCCGAGATGCGGGGAGGCAGATCCCCTCGTCCGG GCTCCTCTGCACCTGAGCACTCTGCGCATGCCACTGGGCTGGGCTGTCGCCTACACAGCGCTCCCAACTTGTCCGACCTGCACGTCGTCCGCCCTAAGTTGCCCAAGCCCCCCACGGACCCCCTGGGGGTGGCATTCGGCCACCCCCAGTCCAGCCCCCCACAGCCGGCCCACGGGCTGCAATCCTGCCGACCCCTGCGAGGCTCACCCAAGCTGCCTGACTTCCTGCAGCgcaaccccctgccccccatcctcGGCTCCCCCACCAAG GCCATGCCTGCCTTCGACTTCCCCAAGACCCCCAGCTCCCAGAACTTGCTGGCCCTCCTGGCCCGGCAGGGTGTGGTCATGACCCCGCCGCGGAACCGGACGCTGCCGGACCTCTCCGAGGCAGGACCGTTCCAGGGGCCGCAGCTGGGCCCCAGCCTGCGGCCTGCCGAAGACAAGAGCCCCTTTGGCAG GTCCCTCAGTACCGGCCGCCTCACTGATCTGCTCCTTAAGGCTGCGTTTGGGACCCAGGCCCCTGACTCGGGGAGCACGGACAGCCTGCAGGAGAAACCTATGGAGATCG CGCCCTCTGCTGGCCTCGGAGGGAACCTGCACCCAGGAGCCCGTGCTGGGGGTGCCAACAGCCCGTCTCCCGTGGTGTTCACTGTGGGCTCGCCCCCCAGCGGGACCACGCCACCCCAGGGTCCCCGTGCCAGGGTGTTCTCAG TGGGCTCCTCGAGCTCATTTGGTTCCGCTGGCTCTTCCTCTGCCCGTCACCTGCCCCTCGGGGCCTGTGGGGAGGCTGCCCCGGATGCTCCGGCCCCTGGCCACTGCTGCGGCTTTGCCGACCCTGTCACTGCCAACCTGGAGGGGGCTGTGACCTTTGAGGCCCCCGATCTCCCTGAGGAGACACTGATGGAG CAAGAGCACACGGAGATCCTGCACAGCCTGCGGTTCACGCTGGTCTTTGTCCAGCACGTGCTGGAGATTGCGGCCCTGAGGGGCAGCGCCAGCGACACAGCCGGGGGGCCCGAGTCCCAGCTGCAGGAGAGCGTGGTGGCCGACCAGATCAGCCTGCTGAGCCGGGAGTGGGG CTTCGCGGAGCAGCTGGTGCTCTATCTGAAGGTGGCCGAGCTGCTGTCCTCGGGCCTGCAGACTGCCATCGACCAGATCCGGGCTGGCAAGCTGTGCCTATCATCCACCGTGAAGCAGG TGGTGCGGAAGCTGAACGAGCTGTACAAGGCGAGCGTGGTGTCTTGCCAAGGGCTCAGCCTGCGGCTGCGGCGCTTCTTCCTGGACAAGCAGCGGCTGCTGGACCGCATCCAGAGTGTCACTGCCGAGAAGCTCATCTTCAGCCACGCAGTGCAGACG GTGCAGTCAGCCGCCTTGGACGAGATGTTCCACCGCCGGGAGGACTGTGTGCAGCGCTACCACAAGGCCCTGCTGCTCATGGAGGGGCTGCAGCACATCCTCAGTGACCAGGCGGACGTGGAGAACATCGCCAAGT GCAAGCTGTGCATCGAGCGGAGACTCTCGGCGTTGCTGAGCGGCCTCTGTGCCTGA
- the ULK1 gene encoding serine/threonine-protein kinase ULK1 isoform X2 — MEPGRGGLEAVGKFEFSRKDLIGHGAFAVVFKGRHREKHDLEVAVKCINKKNLAKSQTLLGKEIKILKELKHENIVALYDFQEMANSVYLVMEYCNGGDLADYLHTMRTLSEDTIRLFLQQIAGAMRLLHSKGIIHRDLKPQNILLSNPGGRRANPNNIRVKIADFGFARYLQSNMMAATLCGSPMYMAPEVIMSQHYDGKADLWSIGTIVYQCLTGKAPFQASSPQDLRLFYERNKTLVPTIPRETSAPLRQLLLALLQRNHKDRMDFDEFFHHPFLDASATVKKSPPVPVPSYPSSGSGSSSSSSSASHLASPPSLGEMQQQLQKTLTSPADGAGFLQGSRGSGGSSKDSSCDTDDFVMVPAQFPGDLVAEAAGVKPPPDSLMCSGRAGPFSSRCGVSVPIPVPTQVHNYQRIEQNLQSPTQYQTTRSSAIRRSGSTSPLGFARPSPSPPSYAEHGATLARKLSLGGGRPYTPSPQVGILPERPGWSGAPSPQGAEMRGGRSPRPGSSAPEHSAHATGLGCRLHSAPNLSDLHVVRPKLPKPPTDPLGVAFGHPQSSPPQPAHGLQSCRPLRGSPKLPDFLQRNPLPPILGSPTKAMPAFDFPKTPSSQNLLALLARQGVVMTPPRNRTLPDLSEAGPFQGPQLGPSLRPAEDKSPFGRSLSTGRLTDLLLKAAFGTQAPDSGSTDSLQEKPMEIAPSAGLGGNLHPGARAGGANSPSPVVFTVGSPPSGTTPPQGPRARVFSVGSSSSFGSAGSSSARHLPLGACGEAAPDAPAPGHCCGFADPVTANLEGAVTFEAPDLPEETLMEQEHTEILHSLRFTLVFVQHVLEIAALRGSASDTAGGPESQLQESVVADQISLLSREWGFAEQLVLYLKVAELLSSGLQTAIDQIRAGKLCLSSTVKQVVRKLNELYKASVVSCQGLSLRLRRFFLDKQRLLDRIQSVTAEKLIFSHAVQTVQSAALDEMFHRREDCVQRYHKALLLMEGLQHILSDQADVENIAKCKLCIERRLSALLSGLCA, encoded by the exons GAGATGGCCAATTCTGTTTACCTGGTCATGGAG TACTGTAATGGCGGGGACCTGGCCGACTACCTGCACA ccATGCGGACGCTGAGTGAGGACACCATCCGGCTCTTCCTGCAGCAGATCGCGGGCGCCATGCGTCTGCTCCACAGCAAAGGCATCATCCACCGGGACCTGAAGCCCCAGAACATCCTGCTGTCCAACCCTGGTGGGCGCCGTGCCAACCCCAACAACATCCGTGTCAAGATCG CCGACTTCGGGTTCGCTCGGTACCTGCAGAGCAACATGATGGCGGCCACACTGTGCGGCTCCCCCATGTACATG GCCCCCGAGGTTATCATGTCCCAGCATTATGACGGGAAGGCAGACCTGTGGAGCATCGGCACCATCGTGTACCAGTGCCTGACGGGGAAGGCGCCCTTCCAG GCCAGCAGCCCCCAGGACCTTCGCCTCTTCTACGAGAGAAACAAGACGCTGGTCCCCAC CATCCCCAGGGAGACATCAGCCCCGCTGAGACAGCTGCTGCTTGCCCTGCTGCAGCGGAACCACAAGGACCGCATGGACTTCG ACGAGTTCTTCCATCATCCTTTCCTCGACGCCAGCGCCACTGTGAAGAAGT CCCCTCCTGTGCCTGTGCCCTCGTACCCAAGCTCGGGCTCCGGCAGCAGCTCCAGCAGCAGCTCCGCCTCGCACCTGGCCTCCCCGCCG TCCCTGGGAGAGATGCAGCAGCAGCTCCAGAAGACGCTGACGTCCCCGGCCGACGGTGCCGGCTTCCTGCAGGGCTCCCGTGGCTCCGGCGGCAGCAGCAAGGACTCATCCTGCGACACGGATGACTTCGTCATGGTCCCAGCCCAGTTTCCAG GTGACCTGGTGGCTGAGGCAGCCGGTGTCAAGCCTCCTCCGGACAGCCTCATGTGTAGTGG CCGGGCCGGCCCCTTCAGCAGCAGGTGCGGCGTGTCCGTCCCCATCCCAGTCCCCACGCAGGTGCACAACTACCAGCGCATTGAGCAGAACCTGCAGTCGCCTACCCAGTACCAGACCACACG GTCCTCCGCCATCCGCAGGTCGGGCAGCACCAGCCCCCTGGGCTTTGCCCGCCCCAGTCCGTCCCCCCCGTCCTACGCTGAGCACGGCGCCACCCTGGCCAGGAAGCTGTCCCTGGGAGGGGGCCGGCCCTACACACCATCTCCACAAG TTGGAATCCTCCCCGAGCGGCCGGGCTGGAGCGGGGCACCCTCCCCGCAAGGAGCCGAGATGCGGGGAGGCAGATCCCCTCGTCCGG GCTCCTCTGCACCTGAGCACTCTGCGCATGCCACTGGGCTGGGCTGTCGCCTACACAGCGCTCCCAACTTGTCCGACCTGCACGTCGTCCGCCCTAAGTTGCCCAAGCCCCCCACGGACCCCCTGGGGGTGGCATTCGGCCACCCCCAGTCCAGCCCCCCACAGCCGGCCCACGGGCTGCAATCCTGCCGACCCCTGCGAGGCTCACCCAAGCTGCCTGACTTCCTGCAGCgcaaccccctgccccccatcctcGGCTCCCCCACCAAG GCCATGCCTGCCTTCGACTTCCCCAAGACCCCCAGCTCCCAGAACTTGCTGGCCCTCCTGGCCCGGCAGGGTGTGGTCATGACCCCGCCGCGGAACCGGACGCTGCCGGACCTCTCCGAGGCAGGACCGTTCCAGGGGCCGCAGCTGGGCCCCAGCCTGCGGCCTGCCGAAGACAAGAGCCCCTTTGGCAG GTCCCTCAGTACCGGCCGCCTCACTGATCTGCTCCTTAAGGCTGCGTTTGGGACCCAGGCCCCTGACTCGGGGAGCACGGACAGCCTGCAGGAGAAACCTATGGAGATCG CGCCCTCTGCTGGCCTCGGAGGGAACCTGCACCCAGGAGCCCGTGCTGGGGGTGCCAACAGCCCGTCTCCCGTGGTGTTCACTGTGGGCTCGCCCCCCAGCGGGACCACGCCACCCCAGGGTCCCCGTGCCAGGGTGTTCTCAG TGGGCTCCTCGAGCTCATTTGGTTCCGCTGGCTCTTCCTCTGCCCGTCACCTGCCCCTCGGGGCCTGTGGGGAGGCTGCCCCGGATGCTCCGGCCCCTGGCCACTGCTGCGGCTTTGCCGACCCTGTCACTGCCAACCTGGAGGGGGCTGTGACCTTTGAGGCCCCCGATCTCCCTGAGGAGACACTGATGGAG CAAGAGCACACGGAGATCCTGCACAGCCTGCGGTTCACGCTGGTCTTTGTCCAGCACGTGCTGGAGATTGCGGCCCTGAGGGGCAGCGCCAGCGACACAGCCGGGGGGCCCGAGTCCCAGCTGCAGGAGAGCGTGGTGGCCGACCAGATCAGCCTGCTGAGCCGGGAGTGGGG CTTCGCGGAGCAGCTGGTGCTCTATCTGAAGGTGGCCGAGCTGCTGTCCTCGGGCCTGCAGACTGCCATCGACCAGATCCGGGCTGGCAAGCTGTGCCTATCATCCACCGTGAAGCAGG TGGTGCGGAAGCTGAACGAGCTGTACAAGGCGAGCGTGGTGTCTTGCCAAGGGCTCAGCCTGCGGCTGCGGCGCTTCTTCCTGGACAAGCAGCGGCTGCTGGACCGCATCCAGAGTGTCACTGCCGAGAAGCTCATCTTCAGCCACGCAGTGCAGACG GTGCAGTCAGCCGCCTTGGACGAGATGTTCCACCGCCGGGAGGACTGTGTGCAGCGCTACCACAAGGCCCTGCTGCTCATGGAGGGGCTGCAGCACATCCTCAGTGACCAGGCGGACGTGGAGAACATCGCCAAGT GCAAGCTGTGCATCGAGCGGAGACTCTCGGCGTTGCTGAGCGGCCTCTGTGCCTGA
- the ULK1 gene encoding serine/threonine-protein kinase ULK1 isoform X1, giving the protein MEPGRGGLEAVGKFEFSRKDLIGHGAFAVVFKGRHREKHDLEVAVKCINKKNLAKSQTLLGKEIKILKELKHENIVALYDFQEMANSVYLVMEYCNGGDLADYLHTMRTLSEDTIRLFLQQIAGAMRLLHSKGIIHRDLKPQNILLSNPGGRRANPNNIRVKIADFGFARYLQSNMMAATLCGSPMYMAPEVIMSQHYDGKADLWSIGTIVYQCLTGKAPFQASSPQDLRLFYERNKTLVPTIPRETSAPLRQLLLALLQRNHKDRMDFDEFFHHPFLDASATVKKSPPVPVPSYPSSGSGSSSSSSSASHLASPPSLGEMQQQLQKTLTSPADGAGFLQGSRGSGGSSKDSSCDTDDFVMVPAQFPGDLVAEAAGVKPPPDSLMCSGSSLVASAGLESRGRTPSPSPPCSSSPSPSGRAGPFSSRCGVSVPIPVPTQVHNYQRIEQNLQSPTQYQTTRSSAIRRSGSTSPLGFARPSPSPPSYAEHGATLARKLSLGGGRPYTPSPQVGILPERPGWSGAPSPQGAEMRGGRSPRPGSSAPEHSAHATGLGCRLHSAPNLSDLHVVRPKLPKPPTDPLGVAFGHPQSSPPQPAHGLQSCRPLRGSPKLPDFLQRNPLPPILGSPTKAMPAFDFPKTPSSQNLLALLARQGVVMTPPRNRTLPDLSEAGPFQGPQLGPSLRPAEDKSPFGRSLSTGRLTDLLLKAAFGTQAPDSGSTDSLQEKPMEIAPSAGLGGNLHPGARAGGANSPSPVVFTVGSPPSGTTPPQGPRARVFSVGSSSSFGSAGSSSARHLPLGACGEAAPDAPAPGHCCGFADPVTANLEGAVTFEAPDLPEETLMEQEHTEILHSLRFTLVFVQHVLEIAALRGSASDTAGGPESQLQESVVADQISLLSREWGFAEQLVLYLKVAELLSSGLQTAIDQIRAGKLCLSSTVKQVVRKLNELYKASVVSCQGLSLRLRRFFLDKQRLLDRIQSVTAEKLIFSHAVQTVQSAALDEMFHRREDCVQRYHKALLLMEGLQHILSDQADVENIAKCKLCIERRLSALLSGLCA; this is encoded by the exons GAGATGGCCAATTCTGTTTACCTGGTCATGGAG TACTGTAATGGCGGGGACCTGGCCGACTACCTGCACA ccATGCGGACGCTGAGTGAGGACACCATCCGGCTCTTCCTGCAGCAGATCGCGGGCGCCATGCGTCTGCTCCACAGCAAAGGCATCATCCACCGGGACCTGAAGCCCCAGAACATCCTGCTGTCCAACCCTGGTGGGCGCCGTGCCAACCCCAACAACATCCGTGTCAAGATCG CCGACTTCGGGTTCGCTCGGTACCTGCAGAGCAACATGATGGCGGCCACACTGTGCGGCTCCCCCATGTACATG GCCCCCGAGGTTATCATGTCCCAGCATTATGACGGGAAGGCAGACCTGTGGAGCATCGGCACCATCGTGTACCAGTGCCTGACGGGGAAGGCGCCCTTCCAG GCCAGCAGCCCCCAGGACCTTCGCCTCTTCTACGAGAGAAACAAGACGCTGGTCCCCAC CATCCCCAGGGAGACATCAGCCCCGCTGAGACAGCTGCTGCTTGCCCTGCTGCAGCGGAACCACAAGGACCGCATGGACTTCG ACGAGTTCTTCCATCATCCTTTCCTCGACGCCAGCGCCACTGTGAAGAAGT CCCCTCCTGTGCCTGTGCCCTCGTACCCAAGCTCGGGCTCCGGCAGCAGCTCCAGCAGCAGCTCCGCCTCGCACCTGGCCTCCCCGCCG TCCCTGGGAGAGATGCAGCAGCAGCTCCAGAAGACGCTGACGTCCCCGGCCGACGGTGCCGGCTTCCTGCAGGGCTCCCGTGGCTCCGGCGGCAGCAGCAAGGACTCATCCTGCGACACGGATGACTTCGTCATGGTCCCAGCCCAGTTTCCAG GTGACCTGGTGGCTGAGGCAGCCGGTGTCAAGCCTCCTCCGGACAGCCTCATGTGTAGTGG GAGCTCACTGGTGGCTTCTGCTGGCCTGGAGAGCCGTGGCCGGACCCCATCTCCTTCCCCGCCCTGCAGTagctctcccagcccctcagg CCGGGCCGGCCCCTTCAGCAGCAGGTGCGGCGTGTCCGTCCCCATCCCAGTCCCCACGCAGGTGCACAACTACCAGCGCATTGAGCAGAACCTGCAGTCGCCTACCCAGTACCAGACCACACG GTCCTCCGCCATCCGCAGGTCGGGCAGCACCAGCCCCCTGGGCTTTGCCCGCCCCAGTCCGTCCCCCCCGTCCTACGCTGAGCACGGCGCCACCCTGGCCAGGAAGCTGTCCCTGGGAGGGGGCCGGCCCTACACACCATCTCCACAAG TTGGAATCCTCCCCGAGCGGCCGGGCTGGAGCGGGGCACCCTCCCCGCAAGGAGCCGAGATGCGGGGAGGCAGATCCCCTCGTCCGG GCTCCTCTGCACCTGAGCACTCTGCGCATGCCACTGGGCTGGGCTGTCGCCTACACAGCGCTCCCAACTTGTCCGACCTGCACGTCGTCCGCCCTAAGTTGCCCAAGCCCCCCACGGACCCCCTGGGGGTGGCATTCGGCCACCCCCAGTCCAGCCCCCCACAGCCGGCCCACGGGCTGCAATCCTGCCGACCCCTGCGAGGCTCACCCAAGCTGCCTGACTTCCTGCAGCgcaaccccctgccccccatcctcGGCTCCCCCACCAAG GCCATGCCTGCCTTCGACTTCCCCAAGACCCCCAGCTCCCAGAACTTGCTGGCCCTCCTGGCCCGGCAGGGTGTGGTCATGACCCCGCCGCGGAACCGGACGCTGCCGGACCTCTCCGAGGCAGGACCGTTCCAGGGGCCGCAGCTGGGCCCCAGCCTGCGGCCTGCCGAAGACAAGAGCCCCTTTGGCAG GTCCCTCAGTACCGGCCGCCTCACTGATCTGCTCCTTAAGGCTGCGTTTGGGACCCAGGCCCCTGACTCGGGGAGCACGGACAGCCTGCAGGAGAAACCTATGGAGATCG CGCCCTCTGCTGGCCTCGGAGGGAACCTGCACCCAGGAGCCCGTGCTGGGGGTGCCAACAGCCCGTCTCCCGTGGTGTTCACTGTGGGCTCGCCCCCCAGCGGGACCACGCCACCCCAGGGTCCCCGTGCCAGGGTGTTCTCAG TGGGCTCCTCGAGCTCATTTGGTTCCGCTGGCTCTTCCTCTGCCCGTCACCTGCCCCTCGGGGCCTGTGGGGAGGCTGCCCCGGATGCTCCGGCCCCTGGCCACTGCTGCGGCTTTGCCGACCCTGTCACTGCCAACCTGGAGGGGGCTGTGACCTTTGAGGCCCCCGATCTCCCTGAGGAGACACTGATGGAG CAAGAGCACACGGAGATCCTGCACAGCCTGCGGTTCACGCTGGTCTTTGTCCAGCACGTGCTGGAGATTGCGGCCCTGAGGGGCAGCGCCAGCGACACAGCCGGGGGGCCCGAGTCCCAGCTGCAGGAGAGCGTGGTGGCCGACCAGATCAGCCTGCTGAGCCGGGAGTGGGG CTTCGCGGAGCAGCTGGTGCTCTATCTGAAGGTGGCCGAGCTGCTGTCCTCGGGCCTGCAGACTGCCATCGACCAGATCCGGGCTGGCAAGCTGTGCCTATCATCCACCGTGAAGCAGG TGGTGCGGAAGCTGAACGAGCTGTACAAGGCGAGCGTGGTGTCTTGCCAAGGGCTCAGCCTGCGGCTGCGGCGCTTCTTCCTGGACAAGCAGCGGCTGCTGGACCGCATCCAGAGTGTCACTGCCGAGAAGCTCATCTTCAGCCACGCAGTGCAGACG GTGCAGTCAGCCGCCTTGGACGAGATGTTCCACCGCCGGGAGGACTGTGTGCAGCGCTACCACAAGGCCCTGCTGCTCATGGAGGGGCTGCAGCACATCCTCAGTGACCAGGCGGACGTGGAGAACATCGCCAAGT GCAAGCTGTGCATCGAGCGGAGACTCTCGGCGTTGCTGAGCGGCCTCTGTGCCTGA